From Daucus carota subsp. sativus chromosome 6, DH1 v3.0, whole genome shotgun sequence, the proteins below share one genomic window:
- the LOC108227018 gene encoding 2S sulfur-rich seed storage protein 2 — protein MASLKLFGALFIALFAVAAATTYTTTVTTITTTTEDEGSSSQQGSRQQCREEIQSKDFNMCEKFLMQGQQQGGGSLRMIVQSDQVKEGQQDMQTQCCEQLRQVKPMCRCAAIQDVVKQQMEGGQSMQSQKMKQMLQKAQNLPSQCNFDQPQECRFGQSYWIA, from the coding sequence ATGGCAAGCCTCAAACTCTTCGGTGCTCTTTTCATTGCTCTCTTTGCTGTGGCCGCAGCAACCACCTACACAACGACCGTCACcacaatcaccaccaccaccgaAGACGAAGGATCCTCCTCGCAACAAGGCAGCAGGCAGCAATGTCGTGAAGAGATCCAGAGCAAGGACTTCAACATGTGTGAGAAATTCCTTATGCAAGGTCAACAACAAGGAGGAGGAAGTCTGAGAATGATTGTCCAGAGCGACCAGGTGAAAGAAGGACAACAAGATATGCAGACACAATGCTGTGAACAGCTGAGACAAGTTAAGCCCATGTGCCGATGCGCGGCGATTCAGGATGTTGTGAAGCAGCAGATGGAGGGTGGACAGAGCATGCAGAGCCAGAAAATGAAACAGATGCTGCAGAAGGCCCAGAATCTCCCAAGTCAATGCAACTTTGACCAGCCACAGGAATGCCGATTTGGACAGTCCTATTGGATTGCATAA